The following proteins come from a genomic window of Luteitalea sp.:
- a CDS encoding diguanylate cyclase, protein MRKVQTPTAPNAVADTIVEWLTRWLPLPCWVVAVQEPTGTIRVLGARGLTPARRPVVLAIARRTLQAGDPFWAARDVRRAMGIGSAIAGVAFVLVDRRRAVATLVGLDSAPAVETPRCSRTLSRELGLLFSPMVYALDVSMHLERAQALSVTDELTGLYNARYLRRALAQEVARSQRTGRPVAVLFGDLDHFKRVNDTYGHLLGDQALAETADLLRSAVRDGDVFARYGGDEFAAVLPDTAEASAVALGTRLIERLAGHTFLASEAEPLRLTISIGVAAASNPPASAGALLRAADQAMYWVKAHGRNDLHVASPRIARASRVEKRR, encoded by the coding sequence GTGCGCAAGGTACAGACACCTACGGCGCCCAACGCTGTCGCCGATACGATCGTCGAGTGGCTCACTCGGTGGCTGCCGCTCCCCTGTTGGGTGGTGGCGGTCCAAGAGCCCACAGGGACGATCCGAGTGCTTGGCGCGCGCGGCTTGACCCCGGCCCGGCGGCCGGTGGTGTTGGCGATCGCACGTCGCACGCTCCAGGCGGGCGATCCGTTCTGGGCGGCGCGCGACGTGCGACGCGCGATGGGGATTGGATCGGCGATCGCAGGTGTCGCATTCGTCCTCGTCGACCGGCGGCGAGCGGTGGCCACGCTCGTCGGTCTGGACAGCGCGCCGGCGGTCGAGACTCCCCGCTGCAGCCGCACGTTGAGCCGAGAGCTCGGGCTCCTCTTCTCACCGATGGTGTATGCGCTCGACGTGTCGATGCACCTGGAACGCGCCCAGGCCCTGTCGGTGACCGACGAGCTGACGGGACTGTACAATGCGCGCTACCTGCGTCGCGCGCTGGCGCAAGAGGTGGCGCGATCGCAACGGACGGGACGTCCGGTGGCGGTCTTGTTCGGGGATCTGGATCACTTCAAGCGCGTGAACGACACCTACGGGCACCTCTTGGGTGACCAAGCGCTCGCCGAAACGGCCGATCTGCTCCGCAGCGCGGTCCGCGACGGCGACGTGTTCGCCCGCTACGGCGGTGACGAGTTTGCGGCCGTGCTGCCGGACACGGCCGAAGCGAGCGCGGTGGCGCTGGGCACGCGTCTCATCGAGCGTCTGGCGGGCCACACGTTCCTGGCGTCGGAGGCCGAGCCGCTTCGGTTGACGATCTCGATCGGCGTGGCGGCCGCGTCGAACCCCCCGGCTTCGGCGGGGGCGCTCCTCAGAGCCGCCGACCAGGCGATGTATTGGGTCAAGGCGCACGGCCGCAACGACCTCCATGTGGCCTCGCCCAGGATCGCGCGCGCGTCGCGCGTGGAGAAGCGTCGTTGA
- a CDS encoding MreB/Mrl family cell shape determining protein codes for MSARSLFSLFSSDLAIDLGTANTCVYVRGKGIIVSEPSMVAINKVNGRIEAVGREAKDMLGRTPGNIVAIKPMKDGVIADFEVTERMLAYFIKKAHNRNVWVRPRIVIGVPSEITQVEKRAVKDSAYRAKASEVYLVEEAMAAAIGAGMPITEPSGNMIVDIGGGTTDIAVISLAGIVYSKAVRVAGNEMDEAIIDYIKKTYNLLIGERTAEQIKMEIGSAYPLDERLATEIKGRHLIEGVPKTITITDEEIREALAETVNVIVDAVRVALERTPPELSADIVDRGIVLTGGGSLLRNLDKRLREETGLPLAMAEDPLSSVVLGAGKMLSDFNLLRKISID; via the coding sequence TTGAGTGCTCGTTCGCTGTTCTCGCTCTTCTCGAGTGATCTGGCCATCGACCTCGGAACGGCCAACACCTGCGTCTATGTCCGTGGCAAGGGCATCATCGTCAGCGAGCCGTCGATGGTCGCCATCAACAAGGTCAACGGCCGGATCGAAGCCGTCGGCCGGGAAGCGAAGGACATGCTCGGACGAACGCCCGGCAACATCGTGGCGATCAAGCCGATGAAGGACGGCGTCATCGCCGACTTCGAAGTGACCGAACGCATGCTGGCCTATTTCATCAAGAAGGCCCACAACCGCAACGTGTGGGTGCGTCCGCGGATTGTCATTGGCGTGCCGTCGGAGATCACGCAGGTCGAGAAACGTGCCGTGAAGGACAGCGCGTACCGCGCGAAGGCCAGCGAGGTGTACCTGGTCGAGGAGGCCATGGCGGCCGCCATCGGCGCCGGCATGCCGATCACCGAGCCATCGGGCAACATGATCGTCGACATCGGCGGCGGCACGACGGATATTGCCGTGATCTCGCTCGCCGGCATCGTGTACAGCAAGGCCGTGCGCGTGGCGGGCAACGAGATGGACGAGGCCATCATCGATTACATCAAGAAGACGTACAACCTCTTGATTGGGGAGCGTACCGCCGAGCAGATCAAGATGGAGATCGGGTCTGCCTATCCGCTGGACGAGCGCCTGGCGACGGAGATCAAGGGGCGGCATCTCATCGAAGGGGTGCCCAAGACCATTACCATCACGGATGAGGAGATCCGGGAGGCGCTCGCCGAGACCGTCAACGTGATCGTCGATGCCGTGCGTGTCGCGCTCGAGCGTACGCCGCCCGAGCTGTCGGCCGACATCGTCGATCGCGGCATTGTGTTGACTGGCGGTGGCTCGCTCCTCAGGAACCTGGACAAGCGCTTGCGTGAGGAGACAGGGCTTCCGCTGGCGATGGCCGAAGATCCGCTGTCGTCTGTCGTGCTAGGAGCGGGCAAGATGCTGTCGGATTTCAATCTGCTGCGGAAGATCTCGATTGACTAG
- the sppA gene encoding signal peptide peptidase SppA — protein sequence MSRVSDRKADSVAARRGLWLVLILIVVAVLTSAAGLAFVYTFVGGPRPIPSNATLVLRLSADLPEHQPSGLPAFWREQPTLNGLIGALRRAKSDRRIKGVVVSSAGAAALWGKTQELRDALLDFRRSGKPLVAHLEYAGNQEYYLASACDRVYLMPSGTLDLAGLASYELFLRGTLDKLGIYPDLVHIGDYKTAVNTFTEEGFTPAHREMATSLNADAFRELVRGIAASRKKSEAEVRALVNGGPMLPEDALEHGLVDGLAYLDQVGAKSGIGESSQLLDVGDYIAVDDHRLGHTRGSRVALIYAVGTITPGRSGDSWQGGYVGADTLNEYIREVRKDRSIEAVVLRIDSPGGSSIASDAIWRELMLTRDVKPIIVSMSDLAASGGYYIAMPAHVIVAQPGTLTGSIGIFGGKFVTAGLMSKLGARVDSVAEGRFAEMGSPARRFTPDERAKLEEHMQAFYDQFVEKVAQARRRTPDQIDALAQGRVWTGRQAKDLGLVDELGGLPRAIAIARKRANISDDAPVELVTYPPRKGFFEWLADPLSAAEEGRSLLLEAMATPNERRALAAVQTPLSLLRLGDPLALMPYVFVRP from the coding sequence ATCTCGAGGGTTTCTGATCGAAAGGCGGACTCCGTGGCGGCACGTCGCGGCCTTTGGCTGGTTCTCATCCTCATCGTTGTCGCCGTTCTGACGTCGGCTGCAGGCTTGGCGTTCGTCTACACGTTCGTCGGCGGGCCCCGTCCGATCCCGTCGAACGCCACACTGGTTCTGCGACTCAGCGCAGATCTGCCGGAGCACCAGCCGTCGGGATTGCCGGCGTTCTGGCGCGAACAGCCCACACTGAATGGCCTCATCGGTGCACTGCGCCGCGCGAAGAGCGACCGGCGCATCAAGGGTGTCGTGGTCTCGTCCGCAGGCGCAGCAGCCCTGTGGGGCAAGACGCAGGAGCTCCGCGACGCGCTGCTCGATTTCCGGCGCTCGGGCAAGCCACTCGTCGCGCATCTCGAGTACGCCGGTAATCAGGAGTACTACCTCGCCTCGGCGTGCGACAGAGTGTATCTGATGCCGTCAGGGACGCTGGATCTCGCCGGCCTGGCCAGCTACGAGCTGTTCCTGCGAGGCACGCTGGACAAGCTCGGCATCTATCCCGACCTCGTGCACATTGGCGACTACAAGACGGCGGTGAACACATTCACCGAAGAGGGCTTCACGCCGGCGCATCGCGAGATGGCCACCTCGCTCAACGCGGACGCGTTTCGCGAGCTCGTGCGCGGCATTGCCGCGAGCCGCAAGAAGTCCGAAGCCGAAGTGCGAGCGCTCGTGAACGGCGGTCCGATGTTGCCGGAGGATGCCCTCGAGCACGGCCTGGTCGATGGCCTCGCTTACCTGGATCAGGTCGGGGCGAAGAGCGGGATCGGTGAGTCGTCTCAGCTGCTCGACGTCGGGGACTACATCGCCGTAGACGATCACCGGCTCGGCCACACACGCGGGTCCAGGGTGGCACTCATCTATGCGGTTGGCACGATCACGCCGGGCAGAAGCGGCGATTCGTGGCAAGGCGGGTACGTGGGCGCCGACACGCTGAACGAGTACATCCGTGAAGTCCGTAAGGACCGCAGTATCGAGGCGGTCGTGCTGCGCATCGACAGCCCGGGCGGATCCTCGATCGCGTCCGATGCCATCTGGCGCGAGCTGATGTTGACGCGCGACGTGAAGCCGATCATCGTCTCGATGTCGGACTTGGCTGCCTCCGGCGGCTACTACATCGCCATGCCCGCCCACGTCATCGTCGCGCAGCCGGGCACGTTGACCGGCTCCATTGGGATCTTCGGCGGAAAGTTCGTGACGGCCGGTCTCATGTCGAAGCTAGGGGCGCGCGTGGACTCGGTCGCCGAGGGACGGTTTGCCGAGATGGGCTCTCCGGCGCGGCGCTTCACGCCGGACGAGCGCGCCAAGCTCGAAGAGCACATGCAAGCCTTCTACGACCAGTTCGTCGAGAAGGTCGCACAGGCGCGCCGTCGCACGCCGGACCAGATCGATGCGTTGGCGCAGGGTCGTGTGTGGACAGGCCGGCAGGCCAAGGATCTGGGACTCGTCGACGAGCTGGGAGGCCTGCCACGCGCGATTGCCATTGCCCGCAAGCGGGCCAACATCAGTGACGATGCACCGGTCGAGCTCGTGACGTATCCGCCGAGAAAAGGCTTCTTCGAGTGGCTTGCTGATCCCTTGTCGGCCGCAGAGGAAGGACGCAGCCTCTTGCTGGAAGCGATGGCCACGCCGAACGAGCGACGCGCGCTCGCTGCCGTCCAAACACCGCTCAGCCTGCTGCGCCTTGGCGATCCGCTCGCGCTGATGCCTTACGTGTTCGTGCGGCCCTGA
- a CDS encoding Dam family site-specific DNA-(adenine-N6)-methyltransferase, whose translation MAREKTPPPALEAKPLDLDSHVRPFLKWAGGKRQLLPQIRRFYPESFGAYYEPFVGSGAVFFDLYTRGLLAGRQAVLMDNNADLVGCYLMVRDQVDAVIQHLRELALAYRADPRAHYYSVRDEQFNPERHQIFNGDAPKSSRYTPALAAKLIYLNRTGFNGLFRVNSQGQFNVPLGRYTNPRICDRTNLQQVARALAETRADICQAPFQTVLDRAQPGDFAYFDPPYAPLSRTALFTSYTADRFSLPDQQRLQQVTIELARRGCWVLLSNSTASEIADLYDGNREAKAAGLSAYQIPARRAINSDATGRGQILEYLITNLPRHDETEGHPQSAANFSSNGLS comes from the coding sequence ATGGCGCGAGAGAAGACACCTCCCCCGGCTCTGGAAGCCAAGCCACTGGACCTGGACTCCCACGTTCGCCCTTTCCTGAAGTGGGCAGGCGGTAAGCGACAGCTGCTGCCGCAAATTCGCCGGTTCTACCCAGAGTCCTTCGGCGCGTACTACGAACCGTTCGTCGGCAGTGGGGCCGTCTTCTTCGATCTCTACACTCGCGGACTGCTCGCCGGCCGGCAGGCTGTCTTGATGGACAACAACGCGGACCTCGTCGGCTGTTACCTGATGGTCCGTGATCAGGTTGACGCGGTCATCCAGCATCTGAGAGAGCTGGCCCTCGCCTATCGGGCAGATCCGCGAGCCCACTACTACAGCGTCCGCGATGAGCAGTTCAATCCCGAGCGGCACCAAATCTTCAATGGAGACGCCCCGAAGAGCTCCCGCTACACGCCGGCGTTGGCAGCCAAGCTGATTTATCTCAATCGAACGGGGTTCAATGGTCTGTTCCGCGTGAACTCGCAAGGACAGTTCAATGTGCCGCTCGGCCGCTATACGAACCCGCGGATCTGCGATCGAACGAATCTCCAACAGGTGGCACGTGCCCTGGCTGAGACGCGAGCCGATATCTGCCAAGCGCCCTTCCAGACAGTGCTCGACCGCGCGCAGCCTGGGGACTTTGCGTACTTCGATCCACCGTACGCACCCTTGAGCCGAACGGCATTGTTCACATCCTACACGGCAGACCGATTTTCCCTGCCCGATCAACAACGCCTCCAACAGGTCACGATCGAGCTGGCGCGTCGAGGCTGCTGGGTGCTGCTCAGCAACTCGACGGCGTCGGAGATCGCCGATCTGTACGACGGCAATCGCGAGGCCAAGGCGGCCGGCCTGTCTGCTTACCAAATCCCGGCGAGGCGCGCGATCAACTCAGACGCGACCGGTCGTGGTCAGATTCTCGAATACCTGATCACGAACCTCCCGCGACACGACGAAACCGAAGGTCATCCCCAGTCAGCGGCCAACTTCTCGTCCAATGGGCTATCATGA
- a CDS encoding DUF433 domain-containing protein: MAALDWSQCPEVESIPGKVSGAWVLRGTRMPVSIIFENLEAGMTVDEVMEQFDVTREQVNAVIDFVTRSLEEVPAGGA; encoded by the coding sequence ATGGCGGCGCTCGATTGGTCGCAATGCCCTGAAGTGGAGAGCATCCCAGGGAAGGTGAGTGGCGCCTGGGTGCTGCGCGGCACGCGCATGCCGGTGTCCATCATCTTCGAGAATCTCGAAGCAGGCATGACGGTGGATGAAGTGATGGAGCAGTTTGACGTGACCCGTGAGCAGGTCAACGCGGTCATCGATTTTGTGACGCGCAGCCTGGAAGAGGTGCCTGCCGGCGGCGCGTAA